A region from the Pelagovum pacificum genome encodes:
- a CDS encoding flagellin codes for MSSILTNNGAMVALQTLKSINQDLGKTQSMISTGKAVATAKDNSAVWAISKVMESDVQGFKAISNSLALGESTVAVARQASEAVTDLLTEMKNKIVDAQADNVDRSKIQDDVNAFIDQIKSVVGAAQFNGLNLVDGSASDFNTNGNVGTNILSSLDRDSNGGVAVSSIGIDAQNLSTTTGDALTAATNSVASLTENGGANDTTQVALGAAFLDAAGAAAGSTALKSSDAGVDTAVTTGLVEGDVMRLKVGNTEGSYVVREGDNADAVLSGLKNGLMAAGLDDTKFSLTLGSGTLDVQNLTSEAGIGITLTQERGTGALAQLETLDVSTQSGAQTALGAIEGMIQAATEAASSFGSVQGRIETQATFISDLTDSLKSGIGSLVDANMEETSARLQALQVQQQLGTQALSIANQAPQSILSLFR; via the coding sequence ATGTCCAGCATTCTGACCAACAACGGCGCCATGGTGGCGCTGCAGACCCTGAAGTCCATCAATCAGGATCTCGGCAAGACCCAGTCGATGATCTCCACCGGCAAGGCCGTTGCCACCGCAAAGGACAACTCGGCGGTCTGGGCAATCTCCAAAGTCATGGAGTCCGACGTTCAGGGGTTCAAGGCGATCTCGAACAGCCTCGCTCTCGGTGAATCGACTGTCGCCGTGGCCCGGCAGGCCTCCGAGGCCGTGACCGACCTCCTGACGGAGATGAAGAACAAGATCGTCGATGCACAGGCGGACAACGTCGATCGCTCGAAGATCCAGGACGACGTCAATGCCTTCATCGACCAGATCAAATCAGTCGTGGGCGCAGCCCAGTTCAATGGTCTGAACCTTGTTGATGGCTCTGCCTCCGACTTCAACACGAACGGGAACGTCGGCACCAACATCCTGTCGTCGCTGGACCGCGATTCCAATGGTGGCGTCGCTGTTTCCAGCATCGGCATCGATGCTCAGAACCTCTCGACGACGACGGGTGATGCGCTCACCGCCGCCACCAATTCGGTGGCGAGCCTGACCGAGAATGGCGGGGCCAACGATACCACTCAGGTCGCGCTCGGCGCCGCCTTCCTTGATGCAGCCGGTGCCGCTGCCGGCTCCACGGCGCTCAAGTCCAGCGACGCTGGCGTTGACACGGCAGTGACGACCGGCCTTGTCGAAGGTGACGTGATGCGGCTCAAAGTGGGGAATACGGAGGGCAGCTATGTCGTTCGTGAAGGAGACAACGCGGACGCCGTTCTGTCCGGCCTGAAGAACGGGCTAATGGCTGCCGGACTCGACGACACGAAGTTCTCGCTGACGCTCGGCTCCGGCACGCTCGATGTTCAGAACCTCACCAGCGAAGCGGGTATCGGCATCACGCTCACCCAAGAGCGCGGCACCGGTGCGCTTGCTCAGCTGGAAACCCTCGACGTTTCCACCCAGAGCGGCGCTCAGACCGCGCTCGGTGCGATCGAGGGCATGATCCAGGCTGCGACGGAAGCAGCGTCTTCGTTCGGCTCGGTTCAGGGCCGTATCGAAACGCAGGCGACTTTCATTTCCGATCTGACCGACTCTTTGAAGTCCGGCATCGGGAGCCTCGTCGATGCGAACATGGAAGAGACTTCGGCCCGCCTCCAGGCGCTGCAGGTCCAGCAACAGTTGGGCACTCAAGCGCTGTCCATCGCCAACCAGGCGCCGCAGTCGATCCTTTCGCTCTTCCGGTAA
- a CDS encoding flagellar hook capping FlgD N-terminal domain-containing protein produces the protein MSGIEALQNGTAARNAFAGAATEESSSISSDFETFLKMLTVQLENQDPLNPMDSAEYALQLATFSGVEQQVLTNDLLKAMTVQMGAAGLGEYASWVGRQARVESPVAYDGTAIPVVVEPPDGAEAAFLVARDDTGRELDRRLIDVADGEIQWRPDVALTEGTIVSFSVESVAEGEALDAVPAQVYARIEEVRVEPRGTAAVLPGGTVVPVDEITALRDG, from the coding sequence ATGTCTGGAATTGAAGCGCTTCAGAATGGCACAGCGGCCCGGAACGCATTCGCGGGGGCGGCGACGGAGGAAAGCAGTTCGATCAGCTCGGATTTCGAGACGTTTCTCAAGATGCTGACGGTGCAGCTGGAAAACCAGGACCCCCTTAATCCAATGGACTCGGCGGAATATGCTCTTCAGCTTGCGACGTTTTCCGGGGTGGAGCAGCAGGTCCTGACCAATGATCTGCTGAAGGCGATGACCGTCCAGATGGGAGCAGCGGGTTTGGGCGAGTACGCCTCCTGGGTTGGCCGTCAGGCGCGCGTCGAGTCGCCGGTTGCGTATGATGGCACCGCTATTCCGGTCGTGGTCGAGCCGCCGGACGGGGCCGAAGCGGCATTTCTGGTGGCTCGCGACGATACAGGCCGGGAGCTTGACCGCCGCTTGATCGATGTCGCCGACGGCGAGATCCAGTGGAGGCCGGACGTGGCCCTTACTGAAGGGACGATAGTGTCGTTCAGTGTCGAATCGGTCGCCGAGGGAGAGGCACTCGACGCTGTGCCTGCGCAGGTTTACGCGCGGATTGAAGAAGTCAGGGTCGAGCCGCGGGGCACAGCTGCCGTCCTGCCCGGCGGCACAGTGGTCCCGGTCGATGAGATTACGGCGCTCAGGGATGGCTGA
- a CDS encoding flagellar hook-length control protein FliK produces the protein MQNISALRADQTGVSFEIGNLSPKYSSADFAAVLAVLSDGELTAASEFGLPTESAVGESASDTEAAADVLDIGKLEEGAFPAEQHHELTSSAGAEVLSPPVSAPSSTEVEGGFFSSADTINLEDPHGDEAAADRNQAPIQTPHQVLVESASNRSFDGETDLTRIETSARTEGALIPADRQGSETSAVTARALQAAEEAPMLENQERSVEMLEREVVESPRQVPGELVSSFGLTGNALVQKDAFLKLAEPTDHIDRLFVAVTASPRLNRPEVDLTEVVPDRKSALLDSSASIQVEPKTEPATRGTSSALLASQAEAKLAQGREFELPATTAPTDRLAPNPTPNAMPQSQLAHQVNRQLVVSIQNNPTGTTEIRLDPPELGNVRVSVSHTESSLLITLVADRADTSEMLRRHVAVLSESLRSAGFAEVNIQLPERGQQSFDRRGQGQAEGDSIEVDPDGVLEIVERPTTKLVSLTGLDLRL, from the coding sequence ATGCAGAATATTTCGGCCCTTCGGGCAGACCAAACGGGCGTGTCATTCGAGATCGGCAACCTGTCGCCCAAGTACTCTTCGGCGGACTTTGCAGCGGTGCTCGCTGTTCTGAGCGACGGGGAACTTACAGCCGCTAGCGAGTTCGGGCTGCCCACGGAGTCAGCGGTCGGAGAAAGCGCTTCCGATACTGAGGCGGCCGCAGACGTGCTTGATATTGGCAAGCTAGAAGAGGGCGCATTTCCTGCTGAGCAGCATCACGAATTGACTTCGTCCGCGGGTGCCGAGGTGCTATCGCCGCCGGTATCCGCGCCGAGTTCTACTGAGGTTGAGGGCGGATTTTTCAGTTCAGCGGATACCATCAACCTTGAAGACCCTCACGGTGATGAAGCAGCGGCTGACCGCAACCAAGCCCCAATCCAGACGCCTCATCAAGTCCTAGTCGAGTCTGCTTCGAACCGCAGTTTCGACGGTGAAACAGATCTGACGCGGATAGAAACGTCGGCCAGAACGGAGGGCGCTCTGATACCGGCTGACCGTCAAGGGTCGGAAACGAGCGCGGTTACTGCGCGTGCGCTTCAGGCGGCTGAGGAGGCGCCAATGCTGGAGAATCAGGAGCGCTCGGTCGAGATGCTTGAGCGCGAGGTGGTCGAGTCTCCAAGACAGGTGCCCGGTGAGTTGGTTTCCAGTTTCGGGCTGACAGGAAACGCGCTCGTCCAGAAAGATGCGTTTCTCAAGCTTGCTGAGCCAACGGACCATATAGATCGACTGTTCGTAGCTGTAACAGCCAGCCCCCGGTTGAACCGGCCGGAGGTCGATTTGACTGAAGTCGTGCCAGATCGGAAATCTGCCTTATTAGATTCCTCTGCTTCGATTCAAGTGGAGCCCAAGACTGAGCCTGCTACCCGAGGCACTTCTTCCGCTCTTCTCGCCTCTCAGGCCGAAGCCAAACTGGCGCAGGGCCGAGAGTTCGAACTGCCAGCCACAACTGCGCCAACAGATCGGCTCGCCCCAAACCCAACTCCAAATGCTATGCCGCAGTCTCAGTTGGCCCATCAGGTCAATCGGCAACTGGTCGTCTCAATCCAGAACAACCCGACAGGGACCACGGAGATCCGGCTCGATCCGCCAGAGCTTGGGAACGTCAGGGTCAGCGTCAGTCACACCGAGAGTTCGTTGCTGATCACGCTTGTCGCCGATCGTGCGGACACGTCCGAGATGCTTCGCCGGCATGTCGCTGTTCTGAGCGAAAGCCTACGCAGCGCTGGTTTCGCGGAGGTTAACATTCAACTGCCAGAGCGAGGTCAGCAGTCATTCGACCGGCGGGGTCAGGGGCAGGCAGAAGGCGACTCGATCGAAGTCGACCCCGACGGAGTGCTCGAAATCGTCGAGCGGCCCACCACAAAACTTGTCAGCCTGACCGGTCTAGACCTGAGGCTTTGA
- the ubiE gene encoding bifunctional demethylmenaquinone methyltransferase/2-methoxy-6-polyprenyl-1,4-benzoquinol methylase UbiE, giving the protein MTDDKEKFTHFGYQEVPEDEKSGRVRGVFTSVANRYDVMNDVMSVGIHRVWKDAMMDWLAPRPGQALLDVAGGTGDISFRFLKRAGQGHATVLDLTEPMLVEGRKRAEAASLSDQLDWVVGDAMALPFDDNSFDVYTISFGIRNVTRPADALVEAYRVLRPGGRLMVLEFSRVPNPGLRQLYDLYSFNVIPRMGQMIANDRDSYQYLVESIRRFPDQDTFLSMIRDAGFGNAAYRNLTMGVACLHSGWKL; this is encoded by the coding sequence ATGACAGACGATAAAGAGAAGTTCACTCACTTCGGCTACCAGGAGGTACCCGAAGACGAGAAATCCGGTCGCGTTCGGGGCGTCTTCACCTCGGTCGCGAACCGCTACGACGTCATGAACGACGTGATGAGCGTCGGTATCCACCGGGTCTGGAAGGATGCCATGATGGACTGGCTTGCGCCGCGTCCCGGGCAGGCCCTGCTGGATGTCGCCGGCGGGACCGGCGACATCTCGTTCCGGTTCCTCAAACGCGCGGGCCAGGGCCACGCCACCGTTCTCGACCTGACGGAGCCGATGCTGGTCGAAGGGCGCAAACGCGCCGAGGCGGCGAGCCTGTCCGACCAGCTCGACTGGGTGGTCGGCGACGCGATGGCGCTGCCTTTCGACGACAACAGCTTCGACGTCTACACGATCTCTTTCGGCATCCGGAACGTGACCCGCCCCGCGGATGCGCTGGTCGAGGCCTATCGAGTCCTGCGTCCCGGCGGCCGGCTCATGGTGCTCGAATTCTCGCGTGTGCCGAACCCGGGGCTTAGGCAGCTTTACGATCTCTACTCGTTCAACGTCATTCCCCGAATGGGTCAGATGATCGCCAACGACCGGGACAGCTATCAGTACCTTGTCGAGTCGATCCGCCGGTTCCCCGATCAGGACACCTTCCTTTCGATGATCCGCGATGCCGGCTTTGGAAACGCCGCCTATCGGAACCTGACGATGGGCGTCGCCTGCCTGCATTCCGGCTGGAAGCTGTAA
- a CDS encoding enoyl-CoA hydratase-related protein — MAYETIIVESSDDVCTITLNRPDAMNAINRQLLKELVKALEEADASDKVRCIILIGSEKAFAAGADIAEMADKSFVEMYTEQFFARESDKFAGIRKPIIAAVSGYALGGGCELAMMCDFVIAADNAKFGQPEINLGIMAGMGGTQRLTRLVGKSKSMDMHLTGRFMDAEEAERAGLASRVVPLKKLKEEAQSAAGKIAEKSLLASSAVKQAINRAEEVSLSEGMRFERTLFYALFSTNDQAEGMAAFREKREAQFRDK; from the coding sequence ATGGCCTACGAGACGATCATCGTCGAATCCTCCGACGACGTCTGTACGATTACCCTCAACCGCCCCGACGCCATGAACGCCATCAACCGGCAGCTCCTGAAGGAGCTGGTGAAGGCGCTCGAAGAGGCGGACGCGAGCGACAAGGTACGCTGCATCATCCTGATCGGGTCGGAGAAGGCCTTTGCCGCCGGCGCCGACATCGCCGAGATGGCCGACAAGAGCTTTGTCGAGATGTACACGGAGCAGTTCTTCGCCCGTGAATCGGACAAGTTCGCCGGCATTCGCAAACCGATCATCGCCGCCGTGTCGGGCTACGCGCTCGGCGGCGGGTGCGAGCTTGCCATGATGTGCGATTTCGTCATCGCCGCCGATAATGCCAAGTTCGGCCAGCCCGAGATCAACCTCGGCATCATGGCCGGGATGGGCGGCACGCAGCGGCTGACCCGGCTCGTCGGCAAGTCGAAGTCGATGGACATGCACCTGACCGGTCGCTTCATGGATGCCGAAGAAGCGGAGCGTGCGGGGCTTGCCAGCCGCGTCGTGCCGCTGAAGAAGCTCAAGGAAGAGGCCCAGTCGGCCGCCGGCAAGATCGCCGAGAAGTCGCTGCTGGCGTCGTCGGCGGTGAAGCAGGCCATCAACCGCGCCGAGGAGGTGTCCCTCTCCGAGGGCATGCGCTTCGAGCGGACGCTGTTCTACGCGCTCTTCTCCACCAACGACCAGGCCGAGGGCATGGCCGCGTTCCGCGAGAAGCGCGAGGCGCAGTTCCGCGACAAGTAG
- the mutM gene encoding bifunctional DNA-formamidopyrimidine glycosylase/DNA-(apurinic or apyrimidinic site) lyase, which translates to MPELPEVETVRRGLAPAMEGAVIDLAQVNRPDLRWPFPEQFADRLTGRRVLRLGRRSKYLLAELDGDETLIVHLGMSGRMTVSGDPLGQFHHDHPMPEKHDHVVLNMGNGARITFNDPRRFGAMDLWPSAEVERHWLIRNLGPEPLGNAFSEGYFVERLKTRNTPMKAALLDQRVVAGLGNIYVCEVLHRAGIDPRRTARRVSDRRLAATVPIVRDVLSEAIEAGGSSLRDYRRADGELGYFQHVFRVYDREGHPCPREGCGGTVTRIVQSGRSTFWCPACQR; encoded by the coding sequence ATGCCCGAATTGCCAGAGGTCGAGACAGTCCGTCGCGGGCTGGCCCCGGCTATGGAGGGGGCGGTGATCGACCTCGCGCAGGTCAACCGCCCGGACCTGCGCTGGCCGTTTCCGGAGCAATTCGCGGACCGCCTGACCGGGCGCCGGGTGCTGCGGCTCGGCCGACGATCGAAATACCTGCTGGCGGAACTGGACGGAGACGAAACCCTGATCGTGCATCTCGGCATGTCGGGGCGGATGACCGTCAGTGGCGACCCGCTTGGTCAGTTTCACCACGACCACCCGATGCCGGAGAAGCACGACCATGTCGTTCTGAACATGGGAAACGGGGCGCGGATCACATTCAACGACCCGCGTCGGTTCGGGGCGATGGATCTCTGGCCCAGTGCGGAAGTCGAACGGCACTGGCTGATCCGGAACCTCGGTCCGGAACCGCTCGGTAATGCGTTCAGCGAGGGATACTTCGTCGAGCGGTTGAAGACGCGCAATACGCCGATGAAGGCGGCCCTGCTGGATCAGCGCGTCGTCGCGGGACTCGGCAATATCTACGTGTGCGAAGTCCTCCACCGGGCCGGAATCGACCCGCGTCGCACGGCGCGGCGGGTGTCCGACCGTCGCCTTGCGGCAACGGTTCCGATCGTGCGCGACGTGCTGTCGGAGGCGATCGAGGCGGGCGGTTCTTCCCTGCGCGACTATCGCCGGGCTGATGGCGAACTGGGCTATTTCCAGCATGTTTTCAGGGTCTACGACCGGGAAGGTCACCCCTGCCCAAGGGAAGGCTGCGGGGGTACGGTGACACGCATCGTACAATCGGGGCGTTCCACATTCTGGTGTCCCGCCTGCCAAAGATGA
- a CDS encoding FliI/YscN family ATPase: MESLQLVTNRMQDLRARHLMGRVTEVRGPTLMVLGFGTGVRLGDPVSLPSLNNRRGEVIGLASDAAIVLLEGGTAGISLRTPVRLEPALRFAPGNHWLGRVIDPEGRPLDGRPLLPGIGATPLSPEPPPPHDRRAMGPRLSTGFAVFDTLLPLARGQRIGLFAGSGVGKSTLLGDLARNVEADIVVIGLVGERGRELRQFVEDVLGDAGMKRSVVVTATSDTSPQLRLKCASAAMATAEYFRNQGRQVLLLLDSVTRFAEAQREVTAARGESTGLRGFPASTATAIANLCERAGPGVGASGDITAIFTVLVAGSDMEEPVADMLRGVLDGHVVLDRKIAERGRFPAVDLLRSTSRSLPGVASESENALISETRRLLATYERSEMMIQAGLYVSGTDKQLDRAVRLYPDLDSFLARRTNPGIRDYDVLRRLLLDQG, translated from the coding sequence ATGGAGTCTCTTCAGTTGGTCACCAATCGAATGCAGGACCTGCGCGCGCGCCACCTCATGGGTCGGGTGACGGAGGTTCGCGGCCCGACGCTGATGGTCTTGGGGTTCGGCACGGGCGTTCGACTGGGGGATCCGGTGTCGTTGCCGTCGCTGAACAATCGCCGTGGCGAGGTCATTGGCTTGGCGTCCGACGCGGCGATTGTTCTGCTGGAGGGCGGCACCGCAGGCATCAGCCTCCGGACACCTGTCCGGCTGGAACCTGCGCTTCGGTTTGCGCCAGGTAATCACTGGCTTGGTCGGGTCATTGATCCGGAGGGTCGGCCGCTGGATGGAAGGCCGTTGCTGCCTGGGATCGGTGCGACGCCGCTTTCGCCGGAGCCGCCGCCGCCACATGATCGGCGGGCTATGGGCCCACGCCTTTCAACGGGGTTTGCCGTATTTGATACATTGCTTCCCTTGGCTCGCGGACAACGGATCGGGCTGTTTGCGGGTTCTGGCGTCGGCAAGTCGACTTTGCTCGGCGACTTGGCGCGGAATGTTGAAGCGGACATCGTGGTGATCGGTCTGGTCGGCGAACGCGGACGCGAGCTGCGACAATTCGTTGAAGATGTGCTCGGCGATGCCGGGATGAAACGCTCGGTTGTGGTCACGGCCACATCGGACACATCCCCGCAATTGCGTTTGAAGTGCGCCTCCGCAGCAATGGCAACGGCCGAATATTTCCGAAATCAGGGTCGGCAAGTCCTGCTGCTGCTGGATAGCGTCACACGATTTGCCGAAGCTCAGCGAGAGGTCACGGCGGCGCGAGGCGAATCCACTGGCCTTCGCGGTTTTCCAGCCTCGACTGCGACCGCGATTGCGAACCTTTGTGAGCGAGCTGGTCCGGGTGTCGGAGCCTCTGGCGACATCACCGCGATTTTCACCGTTTTGGTTGCCGGATCTGACATGGAAGAACCGGTTGCAGACATGCTGCGGGGAGTACTGGACGGTCATGTGGTTCTGGATCGGAAGATCGCTGAACGCGGTCGGTTTCCGGCCGTCGATCTGTTACGTTCGACCTCCCGTTCGCTACCAGGCGTTGCGTCGGAGAGTGAGAATGCGCTGATCTCTGAAACGAGGCGCTTGCTCGCCACATACGAGCGCTCGGAAATGATGATCCAGGCTGGCCTGTACGTCTCAGGAACGGACAAGCAACTTGATCGGGCCGTGCGGTTGTATCCTGATTTGGACTCGTTCTTGGCAAGACGTACCAACCCCGGAATTCGCGACTATGATGTTCTTCGCCGTTTGCTTCTTGATCAAGGATGA
- the ubiB gene encoding 2-polyprenylphenol 6-hydroxylase, with amino-acid sequence MRGPHNIFRLIRTGATLERTGAMTFVMNAFEAPPLVRIVIRCLMWPFQWLGYKGDPDMGPTTRALNALGPAYIKFGQILSTRPDVVGTDLASQLRVLQDQLPPFPREVAKAEIERELEISVDETFSEFSEPVAAASIAQVHRARLAETGEDVAVKVLRPGIERAFRRDIDAFYFAARVIEFLSPASRRLHPIDVVTHFEGVVLGELDLRLESSAASEFASNTARDEGFRLPSILWNLSARRVMTQTWADGTRFGDVAALEAAGHDTRRLAARVLELFLLHALRDGMFHADMHHGNLKVAPNGDIIAYDFGIMGHIDEYTRRVYAQILFGFIRRDYRRVAEVHFEAGYVPADRDVDEFARALRAVGEPIFGMDASRISMGRLLAYLFEVTERFGMETRTELILLQRTMVVVEGVARSLDPHMNIWEVAQPVVEEYIKKSLGPTALAKDLTRTAEVLARFGPKLPHIAEAALIRQSTPSKPTSHPVSWPWAALGGAVVMAAGVLIGAGL; translated from the coding sequence GTGCGCGGTCCGCATAACATTTTTCGCCTGATCCGCACCGGCGCGACGCTCGAGCGGACCGGAGCCATGACCTTCGTGATGAATGCGTTCGAGGCGCCGCCGCTCGTCCGTATCGTGATCCGTTGCCTGATGTGGCCGTTCCAGTGGCTTGGCTACAAGGGCGATCCGGACATGGGTCCGACGACGCGGGCGCTCAACGCGCTTGGCCCGGCCTACATCAAGTTCGGCCAAATCCTGTCGACCCGCCCGGATGTCGTCGGCACGGACCTCGCCTCGCAGCTGCGCGTGTTGCAGGATCAGCTCCCGCCTTTCCCGAGAGAGGTCGCCAAGGCCGAGATCGAGCGGGAGCTTGAGATCTCGGTCGACGAGACCTTCAGCGAGTTCTCCGAACCGGTTGCCGCCGCCTCGATCGCGCAGGTTCACCGCGCCCGCCTTGCCGAAACGGGTGAGGATGTCGCGGTGAAAGTCCTTCGCCCTGGCATCGAACGCGCCTTCCGCCGGGACATCGACGCCTTCTACTTCGCAGCCCGGGTGATCGAGTTCCTGTCTCCCGCGTCTCGTCGCCTTCATCCGATCGACGTCGTGACGCATTTTGAAGGTGTAGTTCTTGGTGAGCTCGATCTTCGGCTTGAGAGTTCCGCCGCGTCCGAATTCGCGTCCAACACTGCGCGCGACGAAGGCTTCCGCCTGCCTTCGATCCTCTGGAACCTGTCCGCACGCCGCGTGATGACCCAGACATGGGCCGACGGCACGCGTTTCGGAGATGTCGCGGCGCTCGAAGCTGCCGGCCACGATACGCGACGCCTCGCCGCACGTGTATTGGAGCTGTTTCTGCTCCACGCGCTGCGGGACGGCATGTTTCACGCCGACATGCACCACGGAAACCTGAAGGTCGCGCCGAACGGCGATATCATCGCCTACGACTTCGGAATCATGGGGCACATCGACGAATACACGCGTCGGGTCTATGCCCAGATCCTGTTCGGGTTCATCCGCCGCGATTACCGCCGGGTCGCCGAGGTGCACTTCGAGGCTGGCTACGTTCCCGCCGATCGCGACGTTGACGAGTTCGCCCGCGCCCTTCGCGCTGTCGGGGAACCGATATTCGGCATGGACGCCTCCCGGATTTCGATGGGCCGTCTGCTGGCCTATCTCTTCGAGGTGACCGAGCGATTCGGCATGGAGACAAGGACGGAGTTGATCCTCCTTCAACGCACCATGGTCGTTGTCGAGGGCGTCGCTCGATCGCTCGACCCGCATATGAACATCTGGGAAGTCGCCCAACCCGTCGTCGAAGAGTACATCAAGAAGAGCCTTGGCCCCACGGCGCTTGCCAAGGATCTGACCCGTACGGCAGAGGTTCTCGCCCGGTTCGGTCCGAAGCTGCCTCACATCGCCGAAGCGGCGCTGATCCGGCAGTCGACGCCGTCGAAACCAACGTCTCATCCGGTCAGCTGGCCGTGGGCAGCACTTGGCGGCGCCGTCGTGATGGCCGCCGGCGTTCTGATCGGCGCCGGGCTGTGA
- a CDS encoding rod-binding protein, translating into MTHTYPSSFPDKSIWTAAKQIETTLVSQMLKSAGLHEFSESFSGGIGEEQFTSLLVEAHSSIIVENGGFGLSEAIYQHLLLQA; encoded by the coding sequence ATGACCCACACATATCCCTCAAGTTTTCCAGACAAATCTATCTGGACTGCTGCGAAACAGATCGAGACGACCCTTGTATCTCAAATGTTAAAGTCGGCGGGGCTTCATGAATTTTCAGAAAGCTTCAGCGGCGGCATAGGTGAGGAGCAATTCACATCACTGCTAGTCGAGGCACATTCTTCGATCATCGTGGAGAACGGAGGGTTCGGGCTTTCAGAAGCAATTTACCAACACCTTCTGTTGCAAGCTTGA
- the flbT gene encoding flagellar biosynthesis repressor FlbT, which yields MTCLVLKLGPRERVLVNGAVIENGDRRSRLSILTPNANILRLRDAIRPTEVNSPVRRVCYIAQLVLSGDVEEEDAALQLMRGIEQLSLVLRDEDSVSHLSAATDAVAEREFYKSLKHLRALLPREARLLAMGRDA from the coding sequence ATGACTTGCCTCGTATTGAAGCTGGGCCCGAGGGAACGTGTCCTGGTGAACGGCGCCGTAATCGAGAATGGGGACCGTCGCTCGAGGCTTTCTATTCTGACACCGAACGCGAACATCTTGCGACTGAGGGACGCCATTCGACCAACTGAAGTAAACAGCCCAGTCCGAAGGGTCTGTTACATCGCGCAACTGGTGCTTTCCGGCGACGTCGAAGAAGAAGACGCAGCGCTTCAACTCATGCGTGGAATAGAACAACTGAGCCTCGTATTGCGCGATGAAGACAGTGTGTCACATCTCTCAGCAGCAACGGACGCGGTTGCCGAGAGAGAGTTTTACAAGTCACTTAAACACCTGAGAGCACTTTTGCCGCGAGAGGCACGGCTCCTCGCCATGGGACGGGACGCATGA
- the flaF gene encoding flagellar biosynthesis regulator FlaF yields MNVIERARQGYAPKTSAVRTERATELQLLGQVTSRIRNAAQSQDMPRLSEALFDNRRIWNHLAGEVVDEQNGLPEELRARIFYLAEFVAAHSRKVLRGEATIDTLIEVNTAVMRGLSSGSAR; encoded by the coding sequence GTGAACGTCATTGAACGTGCCCGCCAAGGCTACGCGCCCAAGACCTCTGCCGTGAGGACGGAGCGGGCGACGGAGTTGCAACTCTTGGGGCAAGTGACGTCCCGCATCCGGAATGCAGCTCAGAGCCAAGACATGCCTCGACTTTCTGAAGCGCTCTTCGACAACCGCCGTATATGGAACCATCTGGCCGGTGAAGTCGTGGACGAGCAAAACGGCCTGCCCGAAGAACTGCGCGCGCGGATCTTCTATCTGGCCGAGTTCGTCGCCGCTCATAGCCGCAAGGTTCTCCGAGGAGAGGCTACGATAGATACCTTGATCGAAGTAAACACAGCGGTCATGCGCGGTCTGTCTTCGGGATCAGCCAGATGA
- a CDS encoding DUF1217 domain-containing protein, translating to MTFRPAVPLSGYAGWQFLQRTLEIQKQAFESSAPISRATNYFRENIANITSLDEFMADRQLVQVALGAFGLDKDVNSTAFIRKVLEEGSIDSGSFANRLSDKRYLSLSKAMGFGDVGGAGRTWYEGFPEEILNKYQDRQFELAVGETNEDMRLALNLSDGIDQVLTLHQTSNARWFGIMGSPPLRSVFETALGFSTSFGRIDIDQQRDQLMDRSKAVLGTDEPADFSKPEVQEKLIRLFLIRSEANAIAANGGANTALALVQSAAENYRSYFS from the coding sequence ATGACATTCCGTCCAGCGGTTCCCCTGTCTGGATATGCTGGCTGGCAATTTTTGCAAAGAACGTTGGAGATCCAGAAACAAGCATTCGAGTCATCGGCCCCAATCAGCAGAGCGACAAATTACTTCCGGGAGAATATCGCAAATATTACATCACTTGATGAATTCATGGCAGACCGGCAACTTGTCCAAGTCGCCCTCGGTGCGTTCGGTTTGGACAAGGACGTCAACTCGACCGCCTTCATTCGAAAGGTTCTGGAAGAGGGGTCGATCGATAGCGGGTCATTCGCCAACAGGCTGTCTGACAAGCGCTACCTCAGCTTGTCCAAGGCTATGGGTTTTGGAGATGTCGGCGGCGCAGGTCGGACGTGGTACGAAGGCTTTCCCGAAGAGATCCTGAACAAGTATCAGGACCGTCAATTTGAATTGGCCGTCGGTGAGACGAACGAAGACATGCGGCTCGCGCTGAACCTCTCGGACGGTATCGACCAGGTCCTGACTTTGCACCAAACGTCGAACGCCAGATGGTTCGGCATCATGGGGAGCCCGCCTCTCAGATCGGTGTTTGAAACGGCGCTGGGATTCTCCACAAGCTTCGGACGCATCGACATTGACCAACAGCGAGACCAGCTGATGGATCGATCGAAGGCTGTTCTCGGCACGGACGAGCCAGCCGACTTCAGCAAACCCGAAGTTCAGGAGAAGCTCATCCGTCTGTTCCTGATCAGATCAGAGGCAAATGCGATCGCAGCCAATGGCGGTGCGAATACCGCCTTGGCACTGGTACAATCAGCCGCAGAAAATTATCGCTCCTACTTCTCCTGA